The Bacteroidia bacterium genomic interval ACATCTGGCATGGCATATTCCAGCTTTTGCTTTTTACCCGCCTCATTTATCCAGCTGATCTTTTTGCGTGCTCCTGCTACTTCCAAAACTGCATCCGTCTGATCATCATCCCAGTGATAAGCCAAGGCTTTCCAGCCTTTCTCCTCATGGATCAACAAACGAGTCTCCATCAATTTTCGGCCTTTTTCAGGCTTCCTCGCATCCACAGGATAGTAGAAAGTTTTTATGATGGTCGTACCCAGAGGAAAGTCAAGCACTTCTTTATCATTGTAAGGGACTTGTACTCCTTCCGGCAATTTTACAAAGCGTAATTTTTCTGCATAGTCAGAAAAGAGAGCTGTATTGAGAGAATAGGGCAAAACGCCCTTGGCAGGTTTTTGCTCAGCAATATTCCCTTCGAAAAATCCGTATTCGGAAAGTTTCATTTTAAGAGGAAGCTCATCTGTTCCCCTAAACATGAGAAAACCGGAAAAAAGAATTGAGAATAAAATTGCCAGGCTGCACCTATACAAAAAGCTAATACGCATCTTAGGATAATAAATGTTTTTATTCCTAAAGATACGTATTAGCTTTTCTCTATAAAAGATTGCTGAATAAAACTCCAGCAAAGCTGTCATTGCGAGTTCTTCTAAAAGACGAAGCAATCTCCTTGATTCTCAACGGTTAATTTAGTCAAGGGGATTGCTTCACTTCCTTCGCAATGACAGACTGTATGAATATCTTATTCATTCACTTGCCCGAAGACAATGAAATAAGGATTCAGTAAATTTTCTTTGTTGTAGATCATCACTTCTCCACTTTCGGCTTGAATAACTCTGCCACCAGCTTCTTCTACGATGATTTGTGCAGATGCAGTATCCCATTCCATAGTAGGTCCCAGGCGAGGATAAATATCTGCTTTCCCTTCTGCAATCAGTACCAGTTTCAGAGAACTCCCCATAGAAACCGTTTCGGGCTTATCGAACTGCTGGACATAGGCCTCTACTTCCGCAGTCATATGCGAACGTGAGCAGACCAAACGCAAAGCGGAATCTTCCATACTGAAGCTATTGGCGTCGATTTTTTCAGCCCTTGCATCTCCTACTTTTACATAGGCGCCCTCTCCTTTGGCCGCGAAGTAAGTAATATTTTTAACGGGCACATGAACGCAACCCATGATGACTTCATTTCCTTCTACCAAAGCGATATTGACGGTAAACTCCCCATTTCGCTTGATAAATTCTTTGGTACCGTCCAAAGGATCGACCAGCCAAAAGCGAGACCATGACTTACGCTCTTCATAAGGAATATCTCTGCCTTCCTCTGAAAGAATAGGAATCTCAGGACTCATTTCTGTAAGCCGAGCCTCAATTACATTATGTGCAGCTTTGTCGGCCAGGGTAAGGGGAGAATCATCTGCCTTGAAGTCTACACGATCAAATTGACTTTCATCATGATAAATCTTCAGGATTTCTTCTCCGG includes:
- a CDS encoding SO2930 family diheme c-type cytochrome; translation: MRISFLYRCSLAILFSILFSGFLMFRGTDELPLKMKLSEYGFFEGNIAEQKPAKGVLPYSLNTALFSDYAEKLRFVKLPEGVQVPYNDKEVLDFPLGTTIIKTFYYPVDARKPEKGRKLMETRLLIHEEKGWKALAYHWDDDQTDAVLEVAGARKKISWINEAGKKQKLEYAMPDVNQCKGCHSYEGEMKPIGPSARQLNGEFPYESGSANQLEKMKDMGWLSGLPEHEEIPRMAVWDDPSTGDLDARARAWLDINCAHCHNSKGPASTSGFFLDVHQDDPSVFGVMKTPVAAGRGSGERDYDILPGDANASILYYRINSEDPGIMMPELGRKLIHKEGAQLIKNWIDAMD
- the cysQ gene encoding 3'(2'),5'-bisphosphate nucleotidase CysQ, which gives rise to MHIKDITFLKALTDISRIAGEEILKIYHDESQFDRVDFKADDSPLTLADKAAHNVIEARLTEMSPEIPILSEEGRDIPYEERKSWSRFWLVDPLDGTKEFIKRNGEFTVNIALVEGNEVIMGCVHVPVKNITYFAAKGEGAYVKVGDARAEKIDANSFSMEDSALRLVCSRSHMTAEVEAYVQQFDKPETVSMGSSLKLVLIAEGKADIYPRLGPTMEWDTASAQIIVEEAGGRVIQAESGEVMIYNKENLLNPYFIVFGQVNE